One window of the Zea mays cultivar B73 chromosome 3, Zm-B73-REFERENCE-NAM-5.0, whole genome shotgun sequence genome contains the following:
- the LOC100280804 gene encoding deleted in split hand/splt foot protein 1 isoform X1 yields the protein MAAAPADAKAEAAKMDLLEDDDEFEEFEIDQEWDDQEEGNEAVQQWEDDWDDDDVNDDFSLQLKEELDGSNGQKS from the exons ATGGCGGCGGCACCGGCGGACGCTAAGGCGGAGGCCGCCAAGATGGACCTCCTCGAGGACGATGACGAGTTCGAAGAGTTCGAGATCGACCAAG AATGGGATGACCAGGAAGAAGGCAACGAAGCCGTCCAGCAGTGGGAGGATGATTGGGATGACGATGACGTGAACGATGATTTCTCGCTGCAGCTTAAGGAAGAGCTGGACGGAAGCAACGGCCAGAAGAGCTGA